The following proteins are encoded in a genomic region of Paenibacillus sp. FSL R7-0273:
- a CDS encoding sensor histidine kinase produces MSRIGSKIGTRLGSRLSLPLLFSFAVFLIFLVTVIVTGLLFYLADVFGLINEKIIMDGTLVPLLILISCIIIGTAISAVSSRKMVKSIRTFIDATDRLAGGDFSMRLQLTSPPEFRILSENFNRMAEELGGIEILRTDFVNNFSHEFKTPIVSIKGFAEMLKYDDLSRQERDEYLDIVIEESARLASLASNVLELSKIETQTILTDKKSFNAGEQLRQCVLLLAAKFEKKQLALNLDLHDYQLEGNKELLNQVWLNLLDNAIKFTPEGGEIAISMKKTNGRIVFVISDNGPGISPEALPRVFDKFYQQDTSHSTAGNGLGLTIVSKIVHLHAGTITCESPASLGTVFTVTLPA; encoded by the coding sequence TTGAGCAGAATTGGCAGTAAAATAGGCACACGTCTGGGCAGCAGGCTCAGTCTGCCGCTTCTCTTCTCCTTTGCAGTCTTTCTGATCTTTCTGGTCACGGTGATTGTCACAGGACTCCTGTTCTATCTTGCCGATGTTTTTGGGCTGATCAATGAGAAGATTATCATGGACGGCACTCTTGTCCCCTTATTGATACTGATTTCCTGCATTATAATCGGCACAGCCATATCCGCGGTGAGCAGCCGCAAAATGGTCAAATCCATCCGTACCTTTATTGATGCTACAGACCGGCTGGCCGGCGGAGACTTTTCCATGCGGCTGCAGCTTACAAGCCCGCCGGAATTCCGCATTCTCTCCGAGAATTTTAACCGGATGGCCGAGGAGCTGGGCGGAATCGAGATTCTGCGGACGGATTTCGTGAACAACTTCTCGCATGAATTCAAAACCCCGATTGTCTCGATCAAGGGCTTTGCCGAAATGCTCAAGTATGACGACTTGTCCAGGCAGGAGCGCGATGAGTATCTGGATATCGTCATTGAGGAGTCAGCCAGGCTTGCTTCCCTGGCGTCGAACGTCCTGGAGCTGTCCAAGATCGAGACCCAGACTATTCTGACCGACAAAAAAAGCTTCAACGCCGGGGAGCAGCTCCGCCAGTGTGTGCTGCTGCTTGCGGCAAAGTTCGAGAAAAAGCAGCTTGCCCTGAACCTGGATCTTCATGATTATCAGCTTGAAGGCAATAAAGAGCTGCTGAACCAGGTCTGGCTGAACCTGCTCGACAATGCCATCAAATTCACACCCGAAGGCGGAGAAATAGCAATAAGCATGAAGAAGACGAATGGCCGTATCGTTTTTGTCATCAGTGACAACGGGCCAGGGATTTCCCCGGAGGCTCTTCCTAGGGTCTTCGATAAATTCTATCAGCAAGATACCTCCCACTCCACTGCAGGCAACGGGCTCGGCTTAACGATCGTCAGCAAGATCGTTCACCTGCACGCCGGAACCATTACCTGCGAGAGCCCTGCATCCCTGGGAACGGTCTTTACTGTAACCTTGCCTGCCTGA
- a CDS encoding response regulator transcription factor, translating to MISILVVEDDKHVRRLLEAVLKREGYNVWTAEDGYKALDILEMQHIDLIILDIMMPNMDGYEFAAEVRAANSQIPILMATAKHLPEDKKKGFRLGTDDYMTKPVDTEEMLLRIQALLRRSQIATARKLTFGKVVLDYEALTVTREEERQTLPQKEFYLLYKLLSYPDRIFTRIQLMDEIWGMDNESADTTVNVHINRLRKRFEAYPEFELISVRGLGYKAVKKA from the coding sequence ATGATCAGCATACTTGTGGTGGAAGATGATAAGCATGTCAGAAGACTGCTTGAGGCTGTATTAAAGCGCGAGGGCTATAATGTCTGGACCGCTGAGGACGGGTATAAGGCACTTGATATTCTTGAAATGCAGCATATTGACCTGATTATTCTCGATATTATGATGCCCAATATGGACGGCTATGAATTTGCGGCAGAGGTCCGGGCGGCGAACAGCCAGATCCCGATTCTAATGGCGACCGCCAAGCATCTTCCGGAGGACAAGAAGAAGGGCTTCCGGCTGGGAACCGACGATTATATGACCAAGCCGGTCGATACAGAGGAAATGCTGCTGCGGATACAGGCGCTGCTGCGCCGTTCACAGATTGCCACTGCCCGCAAGCTCACGTTCGGCAAGGTGGTGCTGGATTATGAGGCGCTGACGGTGACCCGGGAGGAGGAGCGCCAGACTCTGCCGCAAAAGGAATTCTACCTGCTCTACAAGCTGCTGTCCTATCCCGACCGGATCTTCACACGCATCCAGCTGATGGATGAAATCTGGGGTATGGACAATGAGAGCGCAGATACGACAGTCAATGTGCATATTAACAGGCTGCGGAAGCGGTTTGAAGCGTATCCCGAGTTTGAGCTCATATCGGTGCGCGGTCTCGGCTATAAGGCGGTGAAGAAGGCTTGA